In Aminobacterium sp. MB27-C1, a single genomic region encodes these proteins:
- a CDS encoding YggS family pyridoxal phosphate-dependent enzyme, giving the protein MVNVNICENVERIRGLIAESAKKSGRKKEEIQLIAVTKNHKVEEMVKAIQEAGVTNIGENRVQEAQTKRASWPENVNAEWHLIGHLQRNKARKALEIFNVIQSLDSIALAERLERICVEMKRTVRVLLEVNTSGESAKHGVAPDDVYSLFDYVMGECPSLTVQGLMTVGPLTEEESEVREAFALLRSLKENLSSSRDVSLPELSMGMSGDFQWAIEEGSTMVRIGTAIFGPRSY; this is encoded by the coding sequence ATGGTAAACGTTAATATTTGTGAAAATGTAGAAAGAATTCGTGGCTTGATTGCAGAAAGTGCAAAGAAGAGCGGGCGCAAAAAAGAAGAGATTCAACTTATTGCTGTGACTAAAAATCACAAAGTAGAAGAAATGGTTAAGGCCATACAGGAAGCGGGCGTTACGAACATTGGTGAAAACCGAGTGCAGGAAGCCCAGACCAAGCGGGCAAGCTGGCCGGAAAATGTAAATGCTGAATGGCATCTTATAGGACACTTGCAGAGAAACAAAGCAAGAAAAGCTCTTGAAATTTTTAATGTTATTCAATCTTTAGATTCTATTGCTCTTGCAGAACGACTTGAACGTATTTGTGTGGAAATGAAGCGTACAGTTCGTGTTTTGCTTGAGGTCAATACCTCGGGAGAAAGTGCCAAACATGGAGTTGCTCCCGATGATGTCTATTCTCTTTTCGATTATGTTATGGGAGAGTGTCCATCTCTAACAGTTCAAGGTCTTATGACTGTAGGTCCTCTCACGGAAGAAGAAAGCGAAGTTAGAGAGGCTTTCGCTCTACTCAGAAGCTTGAAAGAAAATTTAAGCTCATCAAGGGACGTTTCGCTTCCAGAACTTTCTATGGGGATGAGCGGCGATTTTCAGTGGGCTATCGAAGAGGGAAGTACCATGGTCCGGATCGGGACGGCGATATTTGGTCCTCGATCGTATTAA
- the sepF gene encoding cell division protein SepF, with the protein MFERLMAMLGLAEYNYDDVNGEDETELETTYGEEDVEERQKRILKSPPTQAQIIICRGELCLDRREELGEALHKGLNVIVDLRNMDRDVGQSVLDFLCGVAFAMRGDVVRVSPGVFMASHRKGIVEEWKEEHRA; encoded by the coding sequence ATGTTCGAGCGCCTTATGGCGATGTTGGGGCTTGCCGAATATAACTACGATGACGTTAATGGTGAAGATGAAACGGAATTAGAAACAACTTACGGCGAAGAAGATGTTGAAGAACGCCAGAAACGTATCTTAAAATCTCCACCGACACAGGCTCAGATTATTATTTGTCGTGGAGAACTTTGTCTTGATCGTAGAGAAGAACTTGGGGAAGCCCTGCATAAGGGTCTTAATGTTATTGTTGATTTGCGGAATATGGATCGTGACGTAGGGCAAAGTGTACTTGATTTTTTGTGTGGAGTTGCTTTCGCTATGCGAGGAGATGTAGTTCGTGTCTCTCCAGGAGTATTCATGGCATCTCATCGCAAGGGTATAGTGGAAGAATGGAAGGAGGAACATCGTGCCTGA
- a CDS encoding DivIVA domain-containing protein: MPDLITALDIESKTFSRAIRGYDPDQVDEFLDHLAETLRLMGQQFSDLEREKMCLEEQLKEYNNLKDTLQETLLMAQKSAEAKNDAAKQEADAIISEARAKGERIVFEAMNERDRHRRDAARFSDMKRVFKSDMAALLTKFSSLIDSIEDDVDVTQEITVVEEHQAE; this comes from the coding sequence GTGCCTGATCTTATCACGGCGCTTGATATTGAAAGTAAAACCTTTTCCAGGGCTATCAGAGGGTATGACCCCGATCAGGTTGACGAATTCCTTGATCATTTAGCAGAGACGTTACGTCTTATGGGGCAGCAGTTCTCAGACCTGGAACGGGAAAAAATGTGTTTGGAAGAGCAATTGAAGGAATATAACAATCTTAAGGATACATTGCAGGAAACACTTCTCATGGCTCAAAAAAGTGCAGAAGCGAAAAATGATGCGGCAAAGCAGGAAGCTGATGCTATTATTTCTGAGGCCCGGGCCAAGGGAGAGAGAATTGTTTTTGAGGCGATGAACGAGCGAGACCGTCATCGACGTGATGCGGCCAGGTTTTCTGACATGAAACGCGTCTTTAAGAGTGATATGGCAGCTTTGTTGACCAAGTTCTCTTCCTTAATCGATTCTATTGAAGACGATGTTGACGTTACTCAGGAAATTACTGTAGTTGAGGAGCATCAGGCGGAGTGA
- the recG gene encoding ATP-dependent DNA helicase RecG has protein sequence MTELEVHQQPIRYIKGVGAVREKLLNRLEIETVEDLLLFFPRRYEDRRGLTPLADVKPDTTVSLLVRVVALEKRQTSRKGFMIIQALLTDGHDFIRAVWFNRKGLERLLTPGKEVALYGAVEWRYGQLQITSPEFEIIEEGEHPDSIGHIVPVYPLTAGLQQRWFRNVVRFCLENYKITSDPLPTSICLKYEFPTFFEAVREMHYPQGRKSWKKARDRLAFQELFVLQTGMALRRGKRSHFAEKAPILPVDGPLRKKFLDEVFPYALTEAQKRVSFEISSDLEQSIPMHRLLQGDVGSGKTAIAVLALIQAVEAGFQGAFMAPTEILAQQHYYRLKSLFKHLGISVVLLVGSLKNSVRDDTLHKIESGEAQVVVGTHALFSDPVLFLKLGLAVIDEQHRFGVLQKNALRSKGSNEGMVPHVLVMTATPIPRTLTLSVYGDLSVSTIDEMPPGRTEIHTRWLKKKEERRLWTFIRERCSEKERVYWVCPLIEESEALSVTSVTERYEYLQELFSELRVGLLHGQLPAKEKENVMNHFAAGKLDILVSTTVIEVGVDVPEATVMIIEDADRFGLSQLHQLRGRVGRGKKQGYCVLLSNPSTKEAVERLKVMCATTDGFKIAEADLKLRGPGEVCGIRQHGITDFRVADLLKDRSLLELARKDASDLIEKDSRLEKEPELLNYVLRTVGRNLDLVGIA, from the coding sequence GTGACCGAACTTGAAGTACATCAGCAACCGATTCGCTACATAAAAGGGGTAGGGGCAGTTCGAGAAAAACTGTTGAATCGTCTAGAGATAGAGACGGTGGAAGATCTTCTTCTTTTTTTCCCCCGTCGTTACGAAGATCGGAGGGGATTAACCCCCCTTGCCGATGTAAAGCCGGATACAACAGTTTCTCTTCTCGTTCGTGTTGTTGCTTTGGAAAAACGCCAGACCTCAAGAAAAGGCTTCATGATTATCCAAGCTCTTCTTACTGATGGACACGATTTCATACGGGCTGTCTGGTTCAATCGGAAGGGACTTGAACGCCTTCTCACTCCAGGGAAGGAAGTTGCATTATATGGTGCAGTTGAATGGCGATACGGGCAACTGCAAATTACGAGTCCTGAATTTGAAATCATAGAGGAAGGGGAACATCCGGATTCCATTGGACATATTGTGCCGGTTTATCCACTTACTGCCGGATTGCAACAACGCTGGTTTCGCAATGTAGTTCGTTTTTGTCTTGAAAATTATAAAATAACGTCGGACCCTCTTCCAACATCTATTTGCTTGAAATATGAATTTCCGACGTTCTTCGAAGCTGTTCGTGAAATGCACTATCCACAAGGCAGAAAGAGCTGGAAGAAAGCGCGGGATCGTCTTGCTTTTCAAGAGCTATTCGTTCTGCAGACAGGAATGGCTCTCCGACGGGGTAAGCGTTCGCATTTTGCAGAAAAAGCGCCAATATTACCTGTAGATGGCCCGTTGCGGAAAAAGTTTTTAGATGAGGTCTTCCCTTACGCCTTGACTGAAGCGCAAAAGCGAGTCTCTTTCGAAATAAGTTCAGATTTGGAACAGAGCATTCCCATGCACCGTCTGCTTCAGGGGGATGTGGGCTCGGGAAAGACGGCTATTGCTGTTTTAGCCCTCATTCAAGCTGTGGAAGCTGGGTTTCAAGGAGCATTTATGGCTCCTACAGAAATTTTAGCCCAACAACATTACTATCGATTGAAATCCTTATTTAAACATTTGGGAATTTCTGTAGTTTTGCTCGTTGGTTCTTTAAAAAACAGCGTGAGGGATGATACACTGCACAAAATAGAAAGCGGCGAAGCACAGGTGGTTGTCGGGACCCACGCATTATTCTCAGATCCTGTTCTTTTCTTGAAACTGGGTTTGGCGGTTATAGATGAACAGCATCGATTTGGAGTGCTTCAAAAAAATGCACTGCGTTCCAAGGGAAGCAATGAGGGCATGGTTCCTCACGTGTTGGTGATGACGGCAACGCCCATTCCCAGAACACTTACGCTCTCTGTTTACGGAGATCTTTCTGTCTCTACAATAGATGAGATGCCTCCTGGGAGAACTGAGATTCATACTCGCTGGCTCAAGAAAAAAGAAGAGAGGCGATTGTGGACTTTCATTCGGGAGCGATGCTCGGAGAAAGAGAGAGTATATTGGGTGTGTCCTCTTATTGAAGAGAGTGAAGCCCTTTCAGTAACATCAGTTACGGAAAGATATGAATATTTGCAGGAACTATTTTCTGAACTGAGAGTGGGATTATTACATGGACAACTTCCAGCGAAGGAAAAAGAAAACGTGATGAATCATTTCGCCGCGGGGAAACTTGATATACTCGTATCGACTACTGTTATAGAAGTTGGAGTTGATGTTCCTGAGGCGACGGTCATGATTATCGAAGATGCGGATCGTTTTGGTCTTTCGCAACTTCATCAACTTCGTGGTCGAGTGGGAAGAGGAAAAAAACAGGGGTATTGCGTTCTTTTAAGCAACCCATCAACAAAGGAAGCTGTGGAACGGCTAAAGGTTATGTGTGCGACAACTGACGGATTTAAAATAGCGGAAGCAGATTTGAAACTTCGCGGTCCAGGAGAAGTTTGTGGCATCAGACAGCATGGAATTACAGATTTTCGTGTGGCTGATTTATTGAAAGATCGTTCTCTCTTGGAATTGGCCCGAAAAGATGCGTCTGATCTGATCGAAAAGGATTCACGACTTGAAAAAGAACCGGAACTTTTGAACTACGTGTTAAGAACAGTTGGACGAAACCTGGATTTGGTGGGAATTGCATGA
- a CDS encoding regulatory protein RecX — protein sequence MNEEYFENYLQRLLTRGAYTCWQIQDKLIKKGAAEEVAHTLVEKYTELGFLDDEAYSILYVASHVGWGDRKLRDELRRRKVSPTIIQKVLEEAETDEVHRACVLAQEWKRHDVDSRKIWGRLIRRGFSASSCKIALERTCEPFR from the coding sequence ATGAATGAAGAATATTTTGAAAACTATCTTCAGCGTTTGTTGACCCGTGGAGCCTATACGTGTTGGCAAATTCAGGATAAACTCATAAAGAAGGGTGCAGCTGAAGAAGTAGCACATACATTGGTAGAAAAATATACAGAATTGGGCTTTCTAGATGATGAAGCCTATAGTATTCTTTATGTAGCATCTCATGTGGGGTGGGGTGACCGAAAGTTACGGGACGAGCTGAGACGACGAAAAGTGAGTCCTACGATAATTCAAAAGGTGCTCGAGGAAGCGGAAACAGACGAAGTACATCGTGCGTGTGTCTTGGCACAGGAGTGGAAGCGGCATGATGTTGATTCTCGAAAAATATGGGGACGATTGATACGTCGTGGATTTTCTGCCAGTTCCTGCAAGATTGCTTTGGAAAGGACTTGTGAGCCTTTCCGTTGA
- the rny gene encoding ribonuclease Y, with product MQMMTAIIGIAAGLAAGVAAGFMLSKTIGAKHLENAKLRAETILKEALQEGEQRKREKLAEAREEAYKLRQEVERESKERRLELQRAERRLEQKEENLDKKMDRIGHKEEELRQRKDDIEKQSAEVELVRQEQVKRLEEIAQMSREEARQILLKETEDDMQHDLGMLMKDLEERTRREAEKKGKEVLATAIQRCAVEQTSEVAVSVVPLPSDEMKGRIIGREGRNIRSFETLTGVDLIVDDTPEAVTLSSFDPVRREVARLSLERLVADGRIHPARIEELVEKATKDVDEQILEAGETALLETGVKNMHDELIRLIGQLRYRYSYGQNALQHSLEVSHLSGIIAAELGVDEELARRAGLLHDIGKAVDHQIEGPHALIGADLAKRYGESPEIINAIAAHHEDVEQQSVFDVIVAAADAVSASRPGARRESLDAYIRRLEKLEEVAKSFKGVSKAFAIQAGREVRVVVSPNVTDEGVVYKIAYDIARKIEEEMKYPGQIKVTVTREVRATEYAK from the coding sequence ATGCAAATGATGACTGCTATTATAGGAATAGCTGCTGGCCTTGCTGCTGGAGTTGCAGCAGGGTTCATGCTTTCAAAGACTATTGGAGCCAAACATCTTGAAAATGCCAAATTACGAGCAGAAACAATTCTTAAAGAGGCTCTTCAAGAGGGGGAACAGCGTAAACGGGAGAAGTTGGCGGAGGCTCGCGAAGAAGCGTATAAACTTCGTCAGGAAGTTGAACGGGAAAGTAAGGAGCGTCGCTTGGAACTTCAAAGAGCAGAACGACGCCTTGAGCAAAAAGAAGAAAATCTTGATAAAAAGATGGACCGGATTGGTCACAAAGAGGAAGAACTTCGTCAACGTAAAGACGATATAGAGAAACAGTCTGCCGAGGTAGAGCTTGTTCGACAGGAACAGGTTAAACGCCTTGAAGAGATTGCTCAAATGTCGAGAGAAGAGGCCCGTCAGATTCTTCTTAAAGAGACAGAAGACGATATGCAGCATGATTTGGGCATGCTTATGAAAGATTTAGAGGAACGAACGCGGCGAGAAGCGGAGAAAAAGGGGAAAGAAGTTCTTGCGACGGCTATCCAACGTTGTGCTGTTGAACAGACATCGGAAGTCGCCGTGAGTGTCGTGCCTCTGCCTTCTGATGAAATGAAGGGACGTATTATTGGCCGTGAAGGACGAAATATTCGTTCCTTTGAAACCTTGACAGGCGTAGATCTTATTGTTGATGACACGCCAGAAGCTGTGACTTTGAGCAGTTTTGATCCTGTACGAAGAGAGGTTGCACGTCTTTCTCTCGAAAGACTTGTTGCCGATGGAAGGATTCATCCTGCCCGGATCGAAGAACTGGTGGAAAAGGCAACAAAAGATGTTGATGAGCAGATACTTGAAGCTGGAGAAACCGCCCTTTTGGAAACAGGCGTTAAAAATATGCACGATGAGCTTATTCGCCTTATAGGTCAATTGCGATATCGATATAGCTACGGACAAAATGCCTTACAGCATAGCCTTGAAGTATCACACTTATCGGGTATTATCGCTGCTGAATTGGGTGTTGATGAGGAGTTGGCCAGACGAGCCGGTTTGTTGCATGATATAGGGAAGGCTGTGGACCATCAGATAGAGGGGCCTCACGCCCTTATCGGAGCAGACTTGGCGAAACGGTATGGCGAATCTCCAGAAATCATAAATGCTATCGCGGCACATCATGAAGATGTAGAGCAGCAGTCGGTGTTTGACGTTATTGTTGCTGCTGCAGATGCTGTGAGCGCATCTCGTCCGGGAGCTAGAAGAGAAAGCCTTGACGCATATATACGCAGACTCGAAAAGCTGGAGGAAGTAGCGAAATCTTTCAAGGGAGTAAGTAAAGCATTCGCTATACAGGCTGGACGTGAAGTTCGCGTTGTGGTCTCTCCCAATGTGACGGATGAAGGCGTTGTTTATAAAATAGCCTATGATATCGCCCGTAAGATCGAAGAAGAGATGAAATATCCAGGTCAGATCAAAGTCACGGTAACACGTGAGGTTCGGGCAACAGAATATGCGAAGTAG
- a CDS encoding TIGR00282 family metallophosphoesterase, producing the protein MRILFVGDIVGRPGRKTFLTQLPLLKKEFSKIDFVIVNGENAAAGKGLTEKIKDEFFDAGVDGITSGNHIWDRSDFYTVLDEETRIVRPANYPPGCPGIGVTVLSKRGLKLGLINLQGRVFMPDTDCPFRKADEILEDFADVPTLIDFHAEATSEKRVLGFYLDGRVSAFLGTHTHVQTADEEILPKGTAYISDVGMTGAHHSAIGMTLESVLPKFLTGLPSRFQVASDDLRLNAVLIDIDTETKKATHIERIVRVLDEEN; encoded by the coding sequence ATGAGAATACTTTTCGTTGGAGATATAGTGGGGCGACCGGGTCGAAAAACTTTTTTGACCCAGTTGCCTCTTCTTAAGAAAGAATTTTCGAAGATTGATTTTGTCATTGTTAATGGTGAAAATGCTGCTGCTGGAAAGGGCTTGACGGAGAAAATCAAAGACGAGTTCTTTGATGCAGGAGTAGATGGTATTACATCAGGAAATCATATTTGGGATAGGTCTGATTTTTACACAGTTTTAGACGAAGAAACTCGAATAGTGCGGCCTGCTAACTATCCGCCAGGGTGTCCTGGAATAGGAGTGACTGTTCTTTCGAAACGAGGATTGAAGCTTGGCCTTATAAATTTGCAGGGTCGGGTTTTTATGCCTGATACTGACTGTCCTTTTCGTAAGGCTGATGAAATTTTAGAAGATTTTGCCGATGTTCCCACCCTAATTGATTTTCACGCAGAGGCAACATCTGAAAAGAGGGTTTTAGGTTTTTATCTTGATGGCAGAGTTTCAGCTTTTCTTGGAACCCATACTCACGTACAGACAGCTGACGAAGAAATTCTACCAAAAGGAACAGCATATATTTCTGATGTAGGAATGACAGGTGCGCATCACAGCGCTATTGGTATGACGTTAGAAAGTGTTTTGCCAAAATTCCTTACAGGTCTCCCCTCTCGATTTCAAGTGGCCAGCGACGATTTGCGTCTTAATGCTGTGCTTATTGATATCGACACAGAGACTAAAAAAGCTACACACATAGAAAGAATAGTACGAGTATTAGACGAAGAAAACTAA
- the hypE gene encoding hydrogenase expression/formation protein HypE, with translation MSLEKVTLGHGSGGRLTQDLIQVILSVFPKKNLTSDLEDCALIWEKIGVTIDSFTVSPRDFPGGDIGELAICGSANDLAVRGVKPQFITMSVVAEEGFHIDELTRYMKSASSICQKLGIQLVAGDTKVVPKGHVEGLFITTCAVGERVTPAPLGMNLLQPSDTIIVSTSIGRHGAAIGASRFDLNPEDLKSDCAPLWPALEPLLKIDGLRCMRDCTRGGLGTVMCEWAEGRQLGVTLSEEGIPIRSSVQSVCDILGFDPLYLACEGCAAIGVDPKDADKVLNILRENPLCQEASIIGSVTEEHKGMVALQTKIGGMRVVDMPVGEMLPRIC, from the coding sequence ATCTCCCTGGAAAAAGTCACACTTGGCCACGGAAGTGGCGGACGATTAACTCAAGATCTTATACAGGTCATTCTTTCCGTCTTTCCTAAAAAAAATCTTACGTCAGATCTTGAAGATTGTGCTCTTATCTGGGAGAAGATTGGTGTAACCATTGATAGCTTTACTGTTTCGCCTCGAGATTTTCCAGGTGGGGATATTGGAGAGCTTGCAATCTGCGGAAGTGCAAATGACTTAGCCGTTCGTGGGGTTAAACCTCAATTTATAACGATGAGTGTTGTTGCAGAAGAAGGTTTTCATATAGATGAACTCACACGATATATGAAAAGTGCCTCTTCGATATGCCAAAAACTCGGCATTCAGCTTGTAGCAGGGGATACTAAAGTAGTTCCCAAGGGGCACGTTGAAGGTCTTTTCATAACAACATGCGCTGTTGGAGAAAGAGTTACACCTGCCCCGTTGGGGATGAATCTTCTCCAGCCAAGCGATACGATTATCGTCAGTACATCTATAGGACGACACGGTGCAGCAATAGGGGCAAGCCGTTTTGATCTTAATCCGGAAGACCTGAAAAGTGATTGTGCTCCTCTTTGGCCAGCATTAGAACCACTGCTCAAAATTGATGGGTTACGCTGTATGCGCGACTGCACCCGAGGAGGGCTGGGCACGGTTATGTGCGAATGGGCCGAAGGACGACAATTAGGAGTAACACTCTCAGAAGAGGGCATTCCTATTCGTTCATCAGTGCAGTCTGTCTGTGATATTTTAGGTTTTGATCCGCTTTATTTAGCGTGTGAAGGATGTGCAGCCATAGGAGTTGACCCGAAAGACGCAGATAAGGTATTGAATATTTTACGGGAAAACCCTCTTTGCCAAGAAGCCTCAATAATAGGCAGTGTCACTGAAGAACATAAGGGAATGGTTGCTCTTCAGACAAAAATAGGTGGTATGCGAGTAGTGGATATGCCAGTAGGTGAAATGTTGCCCCGTATCTGCTAA
- the hypD gene encoding hydrogenase formation protein HypD, whose product MKFINMPNRAMQKSDKKSNPFKASFTAQHVIEAIGQRISKPLTFMEVCGTHTVSIFRSGIRSLLPEELSLVSGPGCPVCVTDQGEIDCAIDILDMPQITVATYGDMLRVPGTKSSLSERKSEGKDVRLVTSAAQALSIAENNPEREVVFLAVGFETTAPATAATVLEAREKNISNFSILSYHKQTPPVLEQLVQDPDLKIDGFILPGHVSVILGHNAYRFIAQKYKIPCAIAGFEPMDILLAIADLVFQHANGQAVLHSLYPRAVRPEGNQKALSMIDRVFTPCSARWRGLGEIPLSGYMLKEEFSSFDTLLRFQITLTSPPPPAGCRCGDVLAGHIRPLECPLFAKRCTPMTPVGPCMVSSEGSCSAYYKYNRGGESPWKKSHLATEVADD is encoded by the coding sequence ATGAAATTTATCAATATGCCGAACAGAGCCATGCAAAAGTCCGATAAAAAATCCAACCCCTTCAAGGCCTCTTTTACAGCTCAACATGTAATAGAAGCCATCGGCCAGAGAATTTCAAAACCATTAACTTTTATGGAAGTATGCGGAACACATACAGTCTCTATATTCCGTTCAGGAATCCGCTCTCTTCTTCCTGAAGAGTTATCTCTTGTATCTGGACCAGGATGTCCCGTCTGTGTGACAGATCAAGGAGAGATCGATTGCGCCATAGACATTCTTGACATGCCACAAATCACAGTAGCAACCTACGGAGATATGCTTCGTGTTCCTGGAACCAAGAGCTCTCTCTCCGAGAGAAAAAGCGAGGGGAAGGATGTTCGACTGGTAACAAGCGCAGCTCAGGCTTTATCCATTGCAGAAAATAACCCCGAACGAGAAGTTGTTTTTTTGGCTGTGGGTTTTGAAACAACTGCTCCAGCAACCGCAGCTACCGTTCTCGAAGCGCGCGAAAAGAACATTTCAAATTTCTCTATTCTGAGTTATCACAAACAAACACCTCCCGTTTTGGAGCAATTAGTTCAAGATCCAGACCTGAAAATAGATGGTTTTATTCTTCCTGGTCACGTCAGTGTTATTCTCGGACACAACGCCTATCGGTTCATTGCCCAAAAATATAAAATTCCTTGTGCTATTGCCGGATTCGAACCAATGGATATTCTTTTGGCCATTGCTGACCTTGTCTTTCAACATGCAAATGGTCAGGCTGTTTTACACTCTCTCTATCCACGAGCTGTCCGACCAGAAGGCAATCAAAAAGCTCTTTCAATGATAGACCGGGTATTTACACCCTGCTCTGCTCGATGGAGAGGCTTGGGAGAAATTCCTCTCTCCGGATATATGCTTAAGGAAGAGTTTTCATCGTTTGATACCCTTCTTCGGTTTCAAATAACACTTACATCACCGCCTCCTCCTGCAGGATGCCGTTGTGGTGATGTTTTAGCAGGGCATATACGTCCATTGGAATGCCCTCTTTTCGCTAAACGATGCACACCTATGACTCCCGTTGGACCATGTATGGTCTCAAGTGAAGGGTCTTGCTCTGCATACTACAAATATAATAGAGGAGGTGAATCTCCCTGGAAAAAGTCACACTTGGCCACGGAAGTGGCGGACGATTAA
- a CDS encoding HypC/HybG/HupF family hydrogenase formation chaperone produces the protein MSEGVIDEMCLAVPHTIEKFLGENKALANTGSVQVEVRTDLLDSVEIGDTVLVHAGFAIEKLEKDDSIELRALWDEIYQYAEQSHAKVR, from the coding sequence ATGTCGGAAGGAGTGATAGACGAGATGTGTCTTGCTGTTCCTCACACAATAGAAAAATTCTTAGGTGAAAACAAAGCGTTAGCCAACACAGGTTCCGTTCAGGTTGAAGTTCGTACAGACTTGTTAGACTCTGTTGAAATAGGAGATACCGTTCTGGTACATGCGGGTTTTGCTATTGAAAAACTAGAAAAAGACGATTCAATAGAGTTGCGGGCCCTTTGGGATGAAATTTATCAATATGCCGAACAGAGCCATGCAAAAGTCCGATAA
- a CDS encoding sodium-dependent transporter — MSNNGEREQWGSRIGFILAAAGSAVGLGNIWRFPYITGQNGGGAFVLIYVALVFVIGFSVMLAEVAIGRRAQLNAVGSFKKLKGGAWPIVGWMGVAAGFIILSYYGVIGGWTIKYFISSWTGLMEAGAAGKAGDVFGGFVTNTPQVIMFQALFMIVTIWVVYRGIGEGIEKYCKVLMPALFVILLILIVRSVTLEGAGKGLEFYLKPDMSKITGDTFLAALGQAFFSLSLGMGCMITYGSYLTRNTTIPSAVGQICFIDTMVALLAGLVIFPAVFAFGVEAGAGPGLTFVTLPSVFSQMPGGPIWSSLFFLLLFIAALTSAISLLEVVSAYFIDEMGWGRPKAALLMGLTIFLLGIPSAISLAGNLKVAGKDFLDAADFLASNVLLPLGGLFIALFVGWVWTETARKEVSNDGTYQFGLMDVWIWICRTVAPIAIAIIFWQGLKW, encoded by the coding sequence ATGAGTAACAATGGAGAGAGAGAACAGTGGGGAAGTAGAATAGGTTTTATTCTTGCGGCCGCTGGTTCAGCCGTTGGTTTGGGAAACATTTGGCGTTTCCCTTATATCACTGGCCAAAATGGTGGAGGAGCTTTTGTTCTTATTTATGTTGCACTTGTTTTTGTTATCGGCTTCTCCGTTATGCTTGCAGAGGTAGCCATTGGACGTCGCGCTCAGTTGAATGCTGTAGGGTCATTTAAAAAATTAAAAGGTGGAGCTTGGCCGATCGTTGGCTGGATGGGTGTCGCTGCAGGGTTTATTATTTTGTCTTATTACGGAGTTATTGGCGGTTGGACTATTAAATACTTTATTAGCTCATGGACAGGGCTCATGGAAGCAGGAGCTGCTGGCAAGGCTGGAGATGTATTTGGCGGTTTCGTAACAAATACGCCACAAGTTATTATGTTCCAAGCGCTTTTTATGATAGTAACTATTTGGGTTGTCTATCGTGGTATAGGCGAAGGAATTGAAAAGTATTGTAAAGTGTTGATGCCAGCGCTTTTTGTAATTCTTTTGATTCTTATTGTTCGTTCTGTGACTCTTGAAGGCGCAGGAAAAGGGCTTGAATTCTATCTTAAACCCGACATGTCGAAAATTACCGGAGATACTTTCTTGGCAGCGTTAGGTCAGGCTTTCTTCTCTCTTTCTCTTGGCATGGGATGTATGATTACGTATGGCAGCTATTTGACGAGAAATACGACAATACCAAGTGCTGTTGGTCAGATATGCTTTATCGACACAATGGTAGCCTTACTTGCTGGTCTCGTTATTTTCCCGGCAGTTTTTGCATTTGGTGTCGAAGCCGGAGCTGGCCCGGGGCTTACATTTGTTACGTTGCCATCTGTCTTTTCTCAGATGCCTGGTGGTCCCATTTGGTCATCACTATTCTTTTTGCTTCTCTTCATAGCGGCGCTAACGTCTGCTATTTCTTTGCTTGAAGTGGTTTCTGCTTACTTTATCGATGAAATGGGATGGGGACGACCCAAGGCTGCGTTGCTTATGGGACTGACAATTTTCCTGTTGGGTATTCCTTCTGCAATTTCTCTTGCAGGCAATTTGAAAGTTGCGGGAAAAGATTTCCTTGATGCGGCGGACTTTTTGGCTTCTAACGTGTTGTTACCTTTAGGTGGACTCTTCATTGCCCTTTTTGTCGGCTGGGTCTGGACAGAGACTGCGCGTAAAGAGGTTAGCAACGATGGCACATATCAATTTGGTCTGATGGATGTATGGATTTGGATATGTAGAACTGTTGCCCCAATAGCCATTGCTATCATTTTCTGGCAGGGGTTGAAATGGTAA